Proteins found in one Malassezia vespertilionis chromosome 5, complete sequence genomic segment:
- a CDS encoding uncharacterized protein (TransMembrane:1 (o581-604i); EggNog:ENOG503P5X0), with translation MRAPMQHVALPNNALSTILDRVAPLYQVDTPWRARLGKAQEDLRRQDVPRRLAFVGAASSGTSEVVDALLAEPHDATLRGAMEALREARPGMYGTMVRTIAYGPQISLDGGVLHIPHPWLRDANVELVEVINPSALPETLDALYASDALYFVTDVSALTFSEGEPMTSEPAVRRALELVTSFAQKPGTSVVVNLPQDSFPTLDLATIHRALQATLGASTMSQLALHARRDDTLIVPGMHVVSSALAMRAKACLDPEHTSWRDFNQLFAASRFTALFDSMKYVRTDMLPRVAYVAQTSIDIAQSAEANEAELLASAQGYASVLKEQAEFHMASLREQIFPARISEERPLPAHLRKGDASASVPGFLADSRHMVEATLAKRFAWYKLFFRMDELRISLLYSVGKSFGTEQETRLAYEAGRLRGVAAEQIANTRDALDDLTRREKREQIGLGEQETVAQDISSFDSATLRNALSSFNDTQLAAILVPTCLSDPIMCRRRQLLSSNGPVDQMTASAQRATMRTLVFLGLSYTLCGYGALAHKHTHVPSVPPPSVHVQLPTDFIASSWMPWDFSGFTQALTRFGDAFVMMPSTAAGTALFATLCGAWYLQGRWTSIKRKFWSDWDRIVGAVDRDAKDDLDALLRFVFGAPLHASQVLNEKAVVRTARHLERADLLQRLRVDMNSVERS, from the exons ATGCGT GCGCCGATGCAGCATGTCGCGTTGCCGAATAATGCACTCAGCACGATCCTggatcgcgtcgcgccgttATACCAGGTAGAtacgccatggcgcgcacgcttgggCAAGGCACAGGAGGATTTGCGCAGGCAAGATGTTCCACGCAGGCTTGCATTTGTAGGCGCTGCATCAAGTGGGACAAGCGAGGTggtcgatgcgctgcttgctgaACCGCACGATGCTACCCTACGAGGCGCGATGGAAGCGTTGCGCGAGGCAAGACCGGGTATGTATGGGACGATGGTGCGTACCATTGCATACGGGCCACAGATCAGTTTGGATGGGGGCGTGCTGCATATTCCGCACCCCTGGCTGCGGGACGCCAATgtcgagcttgtcgaggtGATCAATCCGTCTGCGCTCCCCGAAACGCTCGATGCGTTGTACGCGAGCGACGCTCTTTATTTCGTCACGGATGTGAGTGCACTGACATTTTCCGAGGGTGAGCCGATGACATCTGAGCCTGCTGTCCGACGTGCGCTCGAGCTAGTCACGTCGTTTGCACAGAAGCCCGGGACGAGTGTGGTGGTAAACTTGCCGCAAGACTCTTTTCCGACGCTCGACTTGGCCACCATACACCGCGCCTTGCAAGCGACACttggcgcaagcaccatGAGCCAGCTTGCGTTGCATGCAAGGCGCGACGATACGCTTATTGTGCCGGGCATGCATGTCGTCTCTTCTGCgcttgcgatgcgcgccaaggcgtGCTTGGATCCTGAGCACACCTCGTGGCGCGACTTTAATCAGCTGTTTGCTGCTTCGCGCTTTACTGCATTGTTTGACTCCATGAAATACGTTCGCACAGACATGCTCCCCCGTGTTGCATACGTCGCACAGACCAGTATCGATATTGCGCAGAGCGCAGAGGCGAACGAAGCGGAGCTGCTTGCCTCTGCGCAGGGCTACGCAAGTGTGCTCAAAGAGCAAGCTGAGTTCCACATGGCCAGCCTCCGCGAGCAAATTTTCCCGGCACGCATTTCCGAAGAGCGGCCGCTTCCTGCGCATCTCCGCAAAGGCGATGCCAGTGCAAGTGTGCCCGGATTCCTCGCCGATTCGCGGCACATGGTCGAGGCGACTCTTGCCAAGCGCTTTGCCTGGTACAAGCTTTTTTTCCGcatggacgagctgcgtaTCTCGCTCCTGTACTCTGTCGGCAAGAGCTTTGGCACGGAGCAAGAAACGCGGCTCGCATACGAGGCTGGGCGTTTGCGGGGAGTCGCCGCCGAGCAGATTGCAAACACACGCGACGCATTAGATGATCTTACACGGCGCGAGAAGCGCGAGCAGATTGGCTTGGGCGAGCAAGAGACTGTGGCCCAAGATATCTCGTCCTTTGACAGTGCAAcactgcgcaatgcactgAGCTCTTTTAACGATACCCAGCTTGCCGCGATTCTTGTGCCTACCTGCTTATCAGATCCGATTATGTGCCGGCGGCGTCAGCTCCTCTCGTCAAACGGGCCAGTTGATCAAATGACGGCaagcgcacagcgcgcgacgatgcgcacgctcgtgTTTTTGGGCCTGAGCTACACGCTCTGTGGCTACGGCGCATTGGCGCATAAGCACACACATGTGCCCtccgtgccgccgccatccgtgcatgtgcagcTTCCGACAGATTTTATTGCGTCTAGCTGGATGCCATGGGACTTTTCCGGGTTCACACAAGCGCTCACGCGGTTTGGCGACGCGTTTGTCATGATGCCCAGCACTGCTGCAGGCACCGCACTTTTCGCGACGCTGTGTGGTGCATGGTACCTTCAAGGGCGCTGGACAAGTATTAAGCGCAAGTTCTGGAGCGACTGGGACAGGATCGTTGGCGCCGTCGATCGTGACGCGAAGGACGACCTGGATGCCTTGCTGCGATTCgtttttggcgcgccgctgcacgcctCCCAAGTGCTGAATGAAAAAGCGGTTGTGCGCACCGCGAGGCATTTAGAGCGGGCAGATTTGCTGCAAAGACTGCGTGTAGACATGAATAGTGTAGAGCGTTCATAG